From Periophthalmus magnuspinnatus isolate fPerMag1 chromosome 1, fPerMag1.2.pri, whole genome shotgun sequence:
aggagtctaacccacaacctctttactgagaggaggagacaggataaccactctgccacagtagcACTTATTGATTTTCTTGTTATTACAGGGTGGCATGGCGGCGGAACTGTCAGGGCCGAGACCTGAGCAGGTACCTCGCTGGATGTGGAGTTTGAAAAAGAAAACCACATGAATGTCATTGAAACAGCATAATCTTAGGCTTAGCTGCATTTTACTTTGAACGAGGCTATATGTAAGGttcttttctccatgaagatgttgttgTTTGATTAGATAGTTCCTCAAAAtggttttaaatttaataatctccatggagacaagcaaattactctacaataaaaacacctgttattAAATACATACGAGATAGATACAGtcataccatactgtggaacattcaaaacaaaacaataacattttcaagacaagcaggtgacggactctccaccagaaagttgAAATAATGCATCTTTCACACAGAATCAGTTACATTATTTGTGATTTCTTGCTGTAAACCTGAGGCAATAAAGAGTTTGaagcattttatgtttttggtgttttatggAGTTGATAATCAATATTTAGGAGGATaagggaagtgtctggggagggcGAGAGCTGGAGGCTTAGCTCATCTAATGGATTTGGTGTGAATTGTTTGAGAATTACAATGGTACCAGTTTTGTTTGGTATATAATAAATCTATTAATAGAATGAACACCACAGACATTCTTTTATTCAATACTAAGTACTCAAAGTAAAGTTTACTCTGGCCTTTGGGTGTGTTGTGGAAATGATCTCTTGATGATTAATAATCCATCTGTGGAGCCTTGGtgagttatgaaatacaaaaaggtttattctttgttacaacaGATCTGGACAGGACAGGGCTCAgacctgccctggccacagactgccAGCCTCCTGGTGTCCCAGGACATTCTCCCCTCAGTCTCCCTccagagcatctgagctctgagtacTTCTACCAGAACTACAAAACTACAAACATATGaaagtgacttttgtttcagagCCATGAGTTAATCCACTTTTACACCTGAAGAAGGTAAAACAACACAGAGTTTCCTGAGGGATGTGGACAGAGCCTGTGGAGACTTCAGACacgttaatgtctggtctgtgTCTGACAAACTCACACAGATCAAATCCATTTACACAAAGACgaataagaatattttctttaCACTATGACTGCAAATACATTTCCATCACAGATGAAACCACTTGTCTTTCACATCGGAAAGTTGATCTGAAAAAGCGGATGTGGCTCACATTCAGAGGTAACCACTGAAGTAGCACCATGGCTTTACGTTTCAGCGCTGCGCTCTTTTTACTCTCAGGTGAGAAGAAATAATATACTATATTTGTTTaggaaaaacaatgaaatacatGTTTGTGTAGTAAAGATATTAAAGTTAAGTCTGACGTTTGTTTAAGgattcattatgtaacttttctggtggaggatccatggagatgttattggcctggaatgtcccacactatggcattatactttttatacatATGACTTTAATAACatgaaagtgataacatctctaataagataagcaggtggcagtcccctcactagaaaagttacattgtacacCTTTAACCTcccctcctaggacctggcgtcctcatatgtggacaacacatttcgTTTGTCTCGGTCACATTGCAAAtctttagaagaagaagaacggCATAtaagaacagcaacaatacaaaaatgttcaattaataatatttttaacattttagaatgttcagaatttttttttttgtaaagagctgctcctgtcagcagctcttcacatgagacacattgttccaagaggcacaattattgtttttcattttgtttttggactcagcacaaatgttgctgtgttcaggatcttaataaatagtttttgcaaatcagaTGTTTTATCAAAACGATTCAACtctccacatatgaggacattcgttttacttcacttttctcagaaactacataatgtaaaaagataattctttgtttttacactcatcaggtcccaatcagcccagataacaaagagaaatgaataaagcctgacatgcaagagctcgggtctcaggagcaaagttaattttagtttttttagtctGTTGAGATGGTTCATCTAGTGCAATTTTATCTATTACTCAAGCTATATTTGCACCTGACATTGGTACAGCACTTTTTTATAACTTGTAAAATGTAACTAAAGTTCACAcataagtaaacaaaaaaaatatattactgGGATGACAGACGTGGATACTGAATTAGTTTACAGTCCCAGTGTGAATAAGagttaaatgtgtaataaaccTCTGAGAAGTGTATTTAAAGTATTCATCAAAACTATATACAGTAATTATTATATGAATAAACTAAAGTACTTGTGCTTGTGATGATCTTGTAATTTTCAAATGTACCATCCTTCCTCTGCATTTCTCTTTGCAGTTCTCTCTTTGAGTTTATCTGAAGTGAGGGTGAACCTCACATCTGCTGTGGGATCATCTATAACATTCCCAGACCtggtgaaggagagaggatttttagattttagaacAAAGACCATTGCTTCTATTTACAATGGAGTTTTTGATATTGAAGAAGACATTTACACAAACAGACTTCACTGGAACAGCAGCACTGGACACTTCACTCTCTCAGATCTACAGAAAAATGACTCTGGAGTTTATGCCATCGACTCTAAAAAAGGAAACGTGTTTTATAAATTATATGAACTAAAAGTCTACGGTGAGTAACATTTACTATATGTACAATGAAAAAGACAGCACTTTCTTCAAAAAAGGCCACTGTAACAGCAGAGGGACCCCTATGTTTGGGAAGCAATAATAGCcacaatattattatattaaatgatattattatacAATGTTGATGAATCAGATCaagcattttttaaacatttcttttatAAATACTTATTCTTCATACAGATCATTAATACACTGCACAGATCAAGTGTTATTTCCTGTTTGACACATCGGACTAAACCACCAGAGAGCCCGAAATACATTTTAGTcacatcacattttattatttaaatcattGTTTCTTGTTATAGACTCAATATAGAGGAGTATGAATCTGAAATGCCACATTCCTCACATTAACACACTTTTGCCCTTAAGTAACTCACAAAagcagaaaaatgaaacaaatgaagCTGATAATATGGGCCCCACACTCAAGCCAGACTGTGCTTTAATATTGTATCTGAAGGTCTTATTCACAGCCACAGACGCCTGTCCCTCgtcttatttatttagagaAAAGAGATTTAGTCCTACACATATGAAGCATAATTTATTAACCATTACTGACTTACAGCGTTGTCATGTGTTGGCCTCtcaatgtgtctgtgtgcgttaCAATCATAGTTACTactgataaaaagtaaaagtcgtATGTCACTATTGTCTCTGAGTTACATTTCCAGAGTCTGTCCCTCCATGTCCCACCACATTCAACaaactgtctctctttctctacagTTTGAGGTGGTCACTGtaatggtggttttcagattgtagaatgtcctactcccagatgggggcaagagacagattttcctAATTAATACAAGATACTTTGTCCTGAAATATGTAAagggtaaattcacaaatgtttagcCTGATGATTTCTCCAACAATgttaattttagctgcctgtctgtctgtaaTGGGCCTATTATTGACCcagaatgctgtgatgtcatctgaaacccattaATACCATGTCTTTTATATTTCCAGAGCCAGTGTCACGTCCAGTAGTGTCCTGTGTGAACGTGAGCGCTGATATCTGCACTCTTCAGTGTTCAGTGACTCTCACGGAGCAGACCACACTGAGCTGGTTCAGAGGAGAGCAGCCTGTGGACAGCAGCAGCTCTGCAGTGCAGCTCCTCACTGTCCAACTGAGGAAAAACACCCCAGAGTACAAATGTGTGGCTCAAAACCCCGCTGATGAGAAGATTGTTATAGTTGATATTACTGCTGTCTGCACATGCAAGAAGAAAGACTTGAGTAATGAGCAAACAAAGAATTCAGATCTTAAGATAACAGGTAAGAATTCAAATACGATGAAAAAAAGGTTCTAACAAATTGCTAAATAATATTGCTAATGAGTTTAAAGCTAgtgtaaaaactaaacaaattctGGTTAATCGtcagttttttgcatttatttcatctaTCTGCACTTCTATGCCGTGTTTTAACCTTCTTTATTTAATACattggggattttttttgtgctagTAGCATTTTGATttaggaaaagaaaaaagcaacattttcaaGTCTGTGTTGGGAGtttgtttgtgaactgtgtcaGACTTGGACCTCAAAATGTCTGAATGAAAACTACACAAGTCTTTTGCGTTGTGATTTCTAGTGTTTCTGTGTCTATAGATTCTCTTCATATTGTGATTCCTGTGTGTtcagttttgtcctttgtgtcttTGGTTTTTGGACTTTGGTGAGAGTCTGCAGTATTTAGATGGACAGATTTTACAGTATGTGACAAAGTTTCTGTGTTTAAATAGTTGATCATTGTGTTTAAGGGTCTGACAAAAGTGTTTTCTAGTTTTGATTAAGTTAAGGCTTGTAAATGGATATAAGATTACGCCAACAGGAACTGAGTATTTGCTCACTGAGAGGCAAGTTTTGCAATTTGAGCTGAAATTTAGACTTAAACTGTAATAAGTTTGTCCTTGTTTGGGTTAATTACTATTTACGACTTTAGCCTATCTACTTTGGTCTCATTTTAGACCCATTATTGTCtctttttagtccatgtttagccctaatttagacctgataGATTCAGTCAGTGAGGTGAcatttggtgtgaaaagtttgaggtcCACTGCTCTAGTGATGATACAAGAGCTAAATAACCTTTTAACATTGTGACTGCACAgaattacacacattttaattgtaCTTTTGTCATTTCATCCACAGACTGGGTGTTCCTGATTCCTCTGGCTGTTTTTGGGCTCATGCTGGCTGTTTATGCGACCCTTATACATGTAACAactgaaaaaaagagagaggcaacagcgccccctgccggCACCTGAGCGCAATAAAGTCACGTGGCACCAGAAAAACGAAAGTTCACTTTTAACAAAATGAATTAAGAAATGTATTTTGCAAATCGGAAATTTAAATCAATGCAAAAAGGAAGAGTGAGAAAGTGCAGAATTGGAGTgaattgctcttgtttttttaGTGATAGTTGTCGTTGTCAAAAATGAGAATGTTTTCAGAGGAGGCCCACATCTGTATAAAGACAGTTTGCAACTATTTGAACAGAGAAATTCAGACCTTCTTTCCATTTAAAGGAGTTGTAGGCATTTTAGgataaaatatcactttattaaCTCTAAAGGAAATTAAGACACCAttaaaatacatagaaataacatttttaagaaattatatatatatatatatatatatatatatatatatatatatatatatatatatatatatatatatatatatatatatatatatatatatataattatataaattatatatatataatttttatttttatttttttttatttttcccatgtaaTAAATTATAATCTACCACACCTAAATCTATAAGATCTCTATCTGTTGTCCTTCTCTAACTGCAggaattagatacagacaggaaTACGTTTGGACCCCTGCAAACTTGAGGCACTTTTGTGAGATCACATTAAAACCAACTTATTGTAACATTATCTGTGTCATTTTTTCCTTGAGATACATCAAGTCTCCctctatggaagcccgtttccgccatgaaaaaaaaaaaaaagccccacagaaagtcgaaattacgagttttaaactcgtaattaggacttttaatactactaattatgagtttaaaactcgtaattatgagttttaaaactactaattatgagtttaaaactcgtaattagaacttttaaagtcttaattgagcttgtagcacactgcaactgagtgtacagagcagaggagacaggaggaggactgttatgtttatcacctacatacttttaaaaaatgaataaattaagctccagtaaagtttctggcgtcttgaacaaatcagtgggccctgagtgctgttctgaccactcatgagctgtgctctgtgtctgtgagcgctcgttttcctggtctgagcagagtgccagctggtcacaaccccgctggtttattgaggaaattattaaaataccaaattcatttaatcaaaattgataaggttcactttttgtaaatgttacattcccaaaattacgagttataaactcataattcatacttttaaaagtcctaattacgagttttaaactcataattagtagttttaaaagtcctaattacgagttttaaactcataattaggagttttaaaactcctaattacgagtttaaaactactaattacgagtttaaaactcttaatttcgactttctgtggggcttttatttttttttttcatggcggaaacgggcttccatacccttcagttcatgtttagaccagtgtttttcaaccactgtgccgcggcacactagtgtgccgtgagatattgtctggtgtgccgtaggaaattatccaattacgcctaactggtctaaaaaatattttttgaaaacaaattaattattatCCACAAATAATGTGCCGTTGTCGAATGTCTGCGCTGTCTAGCGATTGGCAGAGTAACCATGTAATACTCTTTCATATCAGTAGGTGGCAGCATGTAGCTAACAAGTAGCTGCTAATTGATTTCAATTTGAGACAAGAGAATTAGTGATACGTGGATGCGTCAGGTGACAGCGGCATTGTGGCTAGCGGGACTATATGGTGAGAGTGATGGAGAAGTTTTTGAAAAGGGAAGATGCTAACTTTGAACCGGACCCTGGGCAAAACTCAGACCCAGATGAAGGCCCAAGTATGAGTGGAGATCAAAAGAAAGCAAAGACGGTTAGCTCAAGCAAAACCTCTGGCGCACGGCAATACAGCGAAAGCTATATTTCATTTGGATTTACTTTCACTGGAAATCCAATGAAACCGACTCCGTTGTGCTTGGTGTGTGGTGAAAAGTTATCCAACAGTGCTAGGGTCCCAAGTAAACTTAAACGGCATCTTCAAACGAAACACCCTTCCCTTCAAAACAAGAATGCGGACTATTTTGTTCGCCTGCGTGAACACACGGAGAAACAGGCAACTATTATGAGAAAAACCACAAAGGTAAACGAGAGAGCCCTTAAAGCTAGCTACCACGTTGCTGAACTTGTAGCTAAGTCAAAAAAGGCGCACACTGTGGCAGAGACACAGTGTGTCTTTCTTCAATTCCTGCCAGGATATCAGCTCTGTGTTCATCCAAACAGGCCCAGGTTTCACACTGagtgagtagaaatattttattttattataaaatgctttttttgtgtttatttgattcctgttcaaaatactttgatgagaattactttatattgtaaatataggatgcagagtttcattttttaacattttctgctgATGGTGTGCCTTGtgattttttcaataaaaaaaatgtgccttggctcaaaaaaggttgaaatacacTGGTTTAGACCATCGTTGTCTATTACAATACTAGAGGTTCACAGTTCACAGCTCCACAGCAGACAGAGTGCTGCAGTTCAGCCTGCAGGTGTCAGTgtgacacaaacaacacaacaacaacaacaacaacaacaccaacacatCAAATCGAAGTTTCCACACGATGTGAGGTGGATCCGTGGTagtttccatccatccatccatccatccattttcttccgcttatccggggccgggtcgcgggggcagcagtctaagcagggactcccagacttccctcaccccggacacgtcctccagctcctccggtgggaccccaaggcgttcccaggccagccgagagacatagtccctccagcgtgtcctgggtcttccccggggcctcctcccggtgggacatgcccagaacacctccctagggaggcgtccaggaggcatcctgagcagatgcccgagccacctcagctggttcctctcaacgtgtaggagcagcggctctactccgagctcctcccgtgtgaccgagctcctcaccctatccctaagggtgcgcccggccactctgcgga
This genomic window contains:
- the LOC117394150 gene encoding uncharacterized protein LOC117394150; this encodes MALRFSAALFLLSVLSLSLSEVRVNLTSAVGSSITFPDLVKERGFLDFRTKTIASIYNGVFDIEEDIYTNRLHWNSSTGHFTLSDLQKNDSGVYAIDSKKGNVFYKLYELKVYEPVSRPVVSCVNVSADICTLQCSVTLTEQTTLSWFRGEQPVDSSSSAVQLLTVQLRKNTPEYKCVAQNPADEKIVIVDITAVCTCKKKDLSNEQTKNSDLKITVYYPDNDNNDNNNDNQTNDEGHSDMIRLLLCIAVLSCTKNNFVQYFTLPLFPSSGVCLTENESHYNTRAINRNTDGSTDYGIFQINSRYWCKDGGVSAANGCGINCSDLLSDNPTVAINCAKRFVRDPNGIRAWVAWRRNCQGRDLSRYLAGCGV